Below is a window of bacterium DNA.
GTCGAGCGGGGAATCGCGCAGCTCACCGGGATGCAGGTCATCCCGGTCCCGCCGAGCGGCGCCGACAAGGAGCGGGTGTACCGAGAGTGGGCGGAGACCGCGGCGCGGGAGTACGCGAATTTCGACGGCCTCTACATGCACCTCAAGGGTCCGGACGAGCCCGGGCACGACGGGGACGCCGAGGCGAAGCGCGCCGTCATCGAGTTGATCGACCGTGCGTTCTTCGGCACGCTGCTGGAACGGGTGCCGCTCGACGACGTCGTGGTCGCCGTGACGGCGGATCACGCGACGCCTGTTACGCTCGGCCGGCACTCCGACGATCCGGTGCCGCTTCTCGTCGCCGGCGACGGCGTTGAGCCGGACGGGACACGGGTCTTCAACGAGAAGGCCTGCGCCAAGGGCGCGCTGGGGATGCTTAAAGGGACCGATCTGATGCCGCTGTTCGTCCGGCTCGCGCGCGGCGGATAGCTACCCGCGTTCCGCCAGCACCACGCACTCGACGTGGTAGGTGTGCGGAAATAGATCCAGCGGCTGCGCATGCCGCGCGATGTAGCCCGCGGCGATCAGTTCCTTGAGGTCCGGCGCAAGCGTCGTCGGATTGCACGACACGTAGACGATGCGGCGCGCGCCGGTGGCGGCGACCTTGCGCATCACCCGGCCTCCGGCGCCGGAGCGCGGCGGGTCAAGGACGAGCACGTCGGGCCGGCCGGCGCGCTCGAGTATCTGCGGCAGCATCAGCCGCGCGTCGCCGCTCGCGAACTCGGCGTTCGCGATCCCGTTGAGCACCGCGTTCTCGCGCGCGGCCTCGATCGCCGGCGCGACGATCTCGATCCCGAGCACCCGCGCCGCCCGGCGCGCGAGCGCCAGCGAAAACGTGCCCACCCCGCAGTAGAGGTCGAACACCGTCTCGCCCCCCCGGAGACCGGCGTCGGCCTCGACGGCCCGGACGAGGTGCTCGGCCTGGACGGTGTTCGTCTGGAAGAACGTCTCGAGCCCGATCCGGAACGTGAGGCCGGATAGGATCTCGCGGATGTGCGGCCGCCCGGCGACGATCGTGACGTCCGTGAGCGGCACGCCGTCCGACGGCCCGGCGTTGATGCCGTGCGCCACGCTCACGATCTCCGGGACGGCGGCGCGCAGCCGGTCCGCGAGCCCCCGGAGCCCGGGCACTTCGCGCGCGGCCGTCACGAGGGCGACCATGACCTCGCCGGTGTTCTTGGCCTCCCGGATCACCACCTGGCGGAGCATGCCCGTGTGGGTGCGCGGATCGTAGCACGAGAGGCCCGACGTCCGGGCAAACGCGTCGACTTCCTGGAGAATGATGTTGGTGCGCGGCGACTCCAGGTAGCAGGATGCGATCGGCACGATCTTGTCGAACGCGCCGCGCCGGTGGAGGCCGATGCCGCCTGGATGGAACGAAAACTCCATCTTGTTGCGGTAGTACCAGGGCGCGGCCATGCGGACGATCGGCCGAACCTCGACGTCCCGCAGGCCTCCGAGATGCGCGAGGCTTTCGCGGACGATCGACTCCTTCGCCGCCGTCTGCGCGTCGTAGGTGAGATGCTGCCAGGTGCAGCCGCCGCACGGCCCGAAGTGCGGGCAGGGGGCCGCCGTGCGGACGTGCGAGGGGGACTCGATCCCCACGAGATCGGCCTCGCCGTAGCCGGACCGTACCCGCCACAGCCGCGCCCGTACCCGGTCACCCGGCGCCGTATCGGGCACGAAGACGACGAAGCCGTCGAGCCGTCCGACGCCGCGCCCCCCGTATGCGAGCCGGTCGATCGTCAGCGTGATCTCGTCGCCGCGCCTCGGCCGCGGCGCACGTGATGCCGCCGCCGTTCGCTGATCCCGTTCTTGAACGCTCATTGCGCAGCCATCATAGCGCGCGTAGGGGATATAGGTAAGTGCAGGAGGTGATGCCGCGTGGCGACGGAACGCCGCACGGCTCTCGCATTGGTGTCCGCCTTGACGGTCCTGCTGGCCGCGGGCGCCGGCAATTCCGCCGCGGCGGGCCAGATGGGCGGGACGGTCAGCGTGCTGGCCACCTGGGGCGGGGCCGAGCTCGACAGCTTCAACGCGATGGTCAAGCCCTTCGAAGAGCGCACGGGCGTGCGCGTCGAGTTTCAGGGTACGCGCGATCTCAGCGCGGTGCTGCAGACGCGCGTCCAAGGCGGCAATCCGCCGGACGTGGCCGGGCTGCCGAACCCCGGCGCGCTCCCGTCGCTGGCGCGGTCGCACGCTCTCAAGCCGCTCGCGGGGGTACTCGACATGGCGCACGTGGACCGCGACTATCCGGCGGCCTGGCGAGACATCGGTCGGATCGGCGGCCGGCCGTACGCGATCGTTGTCAAGGCGGCGCTGAAGGGCCTTGTCTGGTACGATCCCAAGACACTTGCATCCGAGCACGTTGCGCTGCCGCCGACGTGGGACGCGATGATGGCGCTGACCGGCCGGTTGGCGGGTCGCGGCACGACGGCTTGGTGCCTCGGGCTCGGCAGCGGCGCGACGACCGGCTGGCCGGCCACCGACTGGATCGACATGCTGCTGCTGCGCGCCTCCGGGCCCGCGGCACACGACGCCTGGGTGCAGCACAAGGTCGGGTGGGATTCCGCCCCGGTGCGGCAGGCGTGGCAGCAGTTCGGGCGGATCGCCACCAACCCGAAGTACGTCTACGGCGGGCCGCAGGCGGTCCTCGCGACCGACTTCGGCGAGGCCCCGTTCCCGATGTTCGCGAAGCCTCCGCGCTGCCTCTTCCACATGCAGGCCACGTTCGTCGAGGACATGATTCAGAAACAGTTCTCATGGGTGCGGCCCGGCAGCGACCTGACGTTCGTGCCGGTGCCGCGGATCGCGCCGCAGTACGCCGGGGTCGCGCAGATCGCCGGGGATGTCTTCGGCATGTTCCACGATACGCCGCAGGCCCGCGCGCTCATCCGCTATCTCGTCTCCGCCGAAGCGCAGGCGATCTGGGTGAAGCGCGGCGGAGCGCTGTCCGCCAACAAGGGCGTGCCGCTCGGCGACTATCCCGACGTGCTCAGCCGCCGCGCGGCGGACCTGCTGGTCCACGCGTCCGTGGCCCGCTTCGGCGCCGCCGATATGATGCCGCCGGAGATGACGGCCGCGTTTTACACGGGCACGCTCGACTACGTCTCGCATCCGGATCAGCTGCGCAGCATCTTGGGACACCTCGAGGCCGTCGCCCGGGACGCCTACAAGTAGACGGTGCGCGCGCTGCTGCTCGCCGTAGCGGCGCTGGCCGGCGCCCCGGCCGCGTCGGTGGCGTACATCCTGACGGTGGAGTGGGCGCTTGCACGGCTGCCCGCCCGCCGCCGCCGCACGCTCCGTCCGTGGGCGTGGCTGTGTCCCGCGCTGGCCTTCCTCGCGGTTTTCCTCGTCTATCCCACGCTCGATACCATGGCGCTGAGCCTGCGCGACGCGGGCGGCGCCGCCTGGGCGGGGTTCGGCAACTACGCGTACGCGTTCCAGAGCCGGGAGGCGCTCCTCGCGCTGCGCAACACACTGCTCTGGCTGGTGCTCTTTACCGGGCTGGTCGTGGCCGGCGGGCTCGCCGTCGCCGCGCTCGCCGAGCGGGTGCGATACGAGGCCGCCGTCCGCGGTATCGTCTTTCTGCCGATGGCGCTGTCGTTTACCGCGGCCGCGGTGATCTGGAAGTTCGTCTACGAGTTCAGGCCGGCCGGTGCGCCGCAGATCGGCTTACTGAACGCGGTGCTGAGCACCGTCGTTCCCGGCTTCGAACCGCGCGCCTGGCTGGTCGGCGCGCCGTGGAACACGCTCCTGTTGATCGCCGCCGGCGTCTGGATCTGG
It encodes the following:
- a CDS encoding ABC transporter substrate-binding protein; the encoded protein is MATERRTALALVSALTVLLAAGAGNSAAAGQMGGTVSVLATWGGAELDSFNAMVKPFEERTGVRVEFQGTRDLSAVLQTRVQGGNPPDVAGLPNPGALPSLARSHALKPLAGVLDMAHVDRDYPAAWRDIGRIGGRPYAIVVKAALKGLVWYDPKTLASEHVALPPTWDAMMALTGRLAGRGTTAWCLGLGSGATTGWPATDWIDMLLLRASGPAAHDAWVQHKVGWDSAPVRQAWQQFGRIATNPKYVYGGPQAVLATDFGEAPFPMFAKPPRCLFHMQATFVEDMIQKQFSWVRPGSDLTFVPVPRIAPQYAGVAQIAGDVFGMFHDTPQARALIRYLVSAEAQAIWVKRGGALSANKGVPLGDYPDVLSRRAADLLVHASVARFGAADMMPPEMTAAFYTGTLDYVSHPDQLRSILGHLEAVARDAYK
- the rlmD gene encoding 23S rRNA (uracil(1939)-C(5))-methyltransferase RlmD; this translates as MSVQERDQRTAAASRAPRPRRGDEITLTIDRLAYGGRGVGRLDGFVVFVPDTAPGDRVRARLWRVRSGYGEADLVGIESPSHVRTAAPCPHFGPCGGCTWQHLTYDAQTAAKESIVRESLAHLGGLRDVEVRPIVRMAAPWYYRNKMEFSFHPGGIGLHRRGAFDKIVPIASCYLESPRTNIILQEVDAFARTSGLSCYDPRTHTGMLRQVVIREAKNTGEVMVALVTAAREVPGLRGLADRLRAAVPEIVSVAHGINAGPSDGVPLTDVTIVAGRPHIREILSGLTFRIGLETFFQTNTVQAEHLVRAVEADAGLRGGETVFDLYCGVGTFSLALARRAARVLGIEIVAPAIEAARENAVLNGIANAEFASGDARLMLPQILERAGRPDVLVLDPPRSGAGGRVMRKVAATGARRIVYVSCNPTTLAPDLKELIAAGYIARHAQPLDLFPHTYHVECVVLAERG
- a CDS encoding sugar ABC transporter permease: MRALLLAVAALAGAPAASVAYILTVEWALARLPARRRRTLRPWAWLCPALAFLAVFLVYPTLDTMALSLRDAGGAAWAGFGNYAYAFQSREALLALRNTLLWLVLFTGLVVAGGLAVAALAERVRYEAAVRGIVFLPMALSFTAAAVIWKFVYEFRPAGAPQIGLLNAVLSTVVPGFEPRAWLVGAPWNTLLLIAAGVWIWVGFAAVVFAAALKAVPAGIVEAARVDGAGEWRVFRQVTLPVIGPTVGAVATAMVVTALKVFDVVYVMTSGNFDTEVLATRMYHALFVDQHLGRAAALAVILLAATVPVMAVTLRRLRREEAAR